From the Rhea pennata isolate bPtePen1 chromosome 1, bPtePen1.pri, whole genome shotgun sequence genome, the window GGTTATCCAGACCTGCCCTTGTAACCCACACAACCTCAGCAACTGTTCCTTAGCGCCTGCTTTTTTTGCTGGATTATACTCATGAGAATGTTGTTTATTGTATAAAATTAAGGAATGGCAAACTTGACTGAAGTTGTATAGGAATTTTAGCTATctaatacttttttgttttacgAATAGTTACTTAAGAGAAGCTGAAAGCTTCTAGGCTCTTCTAAAGTTTTCTGTAACTTTCTGCTGGAGCTCTAATCCCACTGTCTGCACTTTTTCCTGAGAGTTGTGGAGGCTCTGAATAACTGCATCTCTCACtctgattatatttttattttaaagtatattttattcttgACTGCTGATGTCTTCTGGGTATCCTTTTGTTACTGTTACCAAAATTCCAGAACGTGTAGCTTTTCACTTGAGGCTATCTTCATCAATTTATCCCTATCTGATTTCCCCTCGCCTTGTTAATGTGACTGTTTTCAATTGGCCAAATAGACCTAAAgtcatattattatttttctttttttagtctGCACTTAAATGTAATCATTTTCCTACTGATACGTGATTAGAATACTAATTGTCACTTTATGACTGCTTATAGGCAAGACCACACTATACCAGCAACCTGTTACCACAGTCAACAAATTTGCTGCAATCATACAatattgtctttattttatgcaatgtttggtgggtttttttttcctctgttgattaatctttattttgttcatttatcCTGTCTTAGGTCAGACCATTAAAACGAGACGATGGATTGGGGAGCTCTGCAGACCATCTTAGGAGGTGTAAATAAACACTCCACCAGTATTGGGAAGATATGGCTCACAGTCCTGTTCATCTTCCGTATCATGATCCTTGTAGTGGCTGCAGAGAGAGTCTGGGGAGATGAACAAGATGATTTCATCTGCAACACTCTGCAGCCTGGTTGCAAAAATGTTTGCTATGACCATTTTTTCCCTATCTCTCACATCAGACTCTGGGCCCTGCAGCTGATCTTTGTTTCCACACCTGCGCTGCTGGTGGCCATGCATGTAGCTTACAGACGGCACgagaagaaaaggcagttcAGAAAGGGAGATCAGAAATGCGAATATAAAGACATTGAAGAAATCAGAACGCAGAAGTTTCGTATTGAGGGCTCCTTGTGGTGGACATACACCGGCAGCATCTTCTTCAGACTGGTCTTTGAAGCGGTCTTCATGTATGCGTTTTACTTCATGTACGATGGGTTCCGAATGCCTCGCTTAATGAAATGTAATGCTTGGCCCTGCCCCAACACAGTAGACTGCTTTGTTTCGCGACCTACTGAAAAGACAGTGTTTACTATTTTCATGATTGCTGTGTCCAGCATTTGCATTCTGTTAAATGTGGCTGAGTTATGTTACTTGTTGGTAAAATTCTTTCTCAAAAGGTCTAGAAAGGCTGGAAATTCAAAACATCACCCCAACCAtgagaataaagaagaaaccaaacaaaatgaaatgaatgagtTAATATCTGATAGCTGTCAGAACACAGTCACAGGATTTTCAAGTAGCTAAGGTGATGTGAATGTTGGTATTCGCTCTTTTTGgagtgaatttttttctttttattttctaaaggcTGCAAATTTGTGATATTAAATAGTTTAAGTTGGATGAAACTTTGATACAAAATTCCAGGTGCAATTTATACACCTGTCTGAAAAGTGAGGGTAGCCTAAACATGTGAAAATTACCTAAGGATTAAGTAGGGAAGTGTATTTTTCTATGAATATCCTTACAAGTTGACTATAGCAAGTGGGGAAACCCACTAATACCTTCATGCTGACAGCTCCTGAAAAACTGTACATGCAACAGCAATAAGAACAAAATTCTTTCCAAGCTAGATATTCTAGTattacaagatttttt encodes:
- the LOC134141261 gene encoding gap junction beta-6 protein, producing the protein MDWGALQTILGGVNKHSTSIGKIWLTVLFIFRIMILVVAAERVWGDEQDDFICNTLQPGCKNVCYDHFFPISHIRLWALQLIFVSTPALLVAMHVAYRRHEKKRQFRKGDQKCEYKDIEEIRTQKFRIEGSLWWTYTGSIFFRLVFEAVFMYAFYFMYDGFRMPRLMKCNAWPCPNTVDCFVSRPTEKTVFTIFMIAVSSICILLNVAELCYLLVKFFLKRSRKAGNSKHHPNHENKEETKQNEMNELISDSCQNTVTGFSSS